The following coding sequences are from one Pseudonocardia sp. EC080619-01 window:
- a CDS encoding LytR C-terminal domain-containing protein gives MTAPASGGQSPLKIAGIALIGVGVVAGVVGLFGLGGGGEENPQAAPPPSASAEPAPGGDGAAPGADGAGAPGTPGGPGAPGAPGGTSPLTPGAPGTPGSPGYDGPGPAVAPPPAAAGGAGGAGGGGAAAGEGSSAAARPAVRIYNNSTIRGLAEKAAGQFRTNGWDVAQVQNYSEGVIPTTTVYYRQGTGEKAAAEEIAQKFGMRTEPRFDGIQDATPGVIVIVTRDFSAA, from the coding sequence ATGACCGCACCCGCGTCCGGCGGGCAGTCGCCGCTGAAGATCGCCGGAATCGCACTGATCGGTGTCGGTGTGGTCGCCGGGGTGGTCGGCCTGTTCGGCCTCGGCGGAGGTGGCGAGGAGAACCCTCAGGCCGCCCCGCCGCCGTCGGCGAGCGCCGAACCCGCCCCGGGCGGCGACGGCGCCGCACCCGGCGCCGACGGCGCCGGAGCTCCGGGCACCCCCGGCGGGCCCGGAGCCCCCGGCGCGCCCGGCGGCACGTCGCCGCTCACCCCGGGCGCTCCCGGCACGCCGGGTTCCCCCGGCTACGACGGGCCCGGCCCGGCCGTCGCCCCGCCGCCCGCCGCGGCCGGTGGCGCCGGCGGCGCCGGTGGTGGTGGCGCCGCGGCCGGCGAGGGATCGTCCGCCGCGGCCCGGCCCGCCGTGCGGATCTACAACAACTCCACGATCCGCGGGCTCGCCGAGAAGGCCGCCGGCCAGTTCCGGACCAACGGCTGGGACGTCGCCCAGGTCCAGAACTACTCCGAGGGCGTCATCCCGACGACGACGGTCTACTACCGGCAGGGCACGGGCGAGAAGGCCGCCGCGGAGGAGATCGCGCAGAAGTTCGGCATGCGTACCGAGCCCCGCTTCGACGGCATCCAGGACGCGACGCCCGGCGTGATCGTGATCGTCACCCGGGACTTCTCGGCCGCCTGA